The genomic window TAGATACTGGGGCTGGAGAAGAGGATCAAGATATGGATCAAAATGGAGAGGACATTGGAGGACAGGATTACGgacagcagcaacagcaacaatatcaacaacCTGTCATTCGTTCTACGCTTACTGACGAGCagatgaaagaaagagaagcagAACGTACACTTGCCGAATACTACGCTCAACTTGCAAAGAAGAACgcagaagaggatgaagatattgatgacgatgatgatgatgatttagaTGTagatgacgatgatgtTGATGACTTCGAAGACGTTCAAGACGATGAAAACGAGGACGGTAATGATTCGGAAGATGCATCTGCTTCCGATGCAAGGAACAGTAAAGAGGAATCGGTATCAACGGCAGAAGCTCTAAGTAGCTCTGTGAGACCAGAAAAgggtgatgatgatgcagATGATGACATGGCAGAATtagaagatattgaattAGAATCAGTAAAAGCCGACGACGAAGCAaaaacagcagcaactGAAAATGACgcaaatgatgatgaggaaggGCAGGGATTCGAAGACGTTTAAATTCAAATGTAGTATATTCAAATATATGAGTAAATTTCCCTTAAGACATCGTTTATCAATATAGTATGTGTGTAAAGGACCGATGATATTCGTTAATGCTTTCAGATTctgtatcacgtgattggCCATTGTtttcagaaaaagaaactaaaaatgaaaagccGTAAAACTTTTATTTTGGATCTTAATgcaagctcatcgcatagATTGTGTTTAGTTATAACTAATAGTGGGGAAAGTCAGAACAAGACTCAACTTTGGACGAATAAGAGACGTGATTTTAAAGCATACTCGATCAACGATATGGGCAATGATAGTTGGAAACTTGTTGCTGTCACTGTAGCTGCTACAGTCACAACCCTTAAAGTAGCAGAGCTGGCTATCAATTCTTGGAATAGCCgttcatcatcatcatcatcatctgcaGTTGGAACTGAAACTGAAAAGGACGTCAGACTTGCAAAGAAACTACGAGAATCTAGAGGTTATGATAACTCCCTTTACAGAGAGCAACTTGCACGTAATTACGCCTTTTTGGGTGAAGAAGGTAtggaaaaattgaaaaatcaaTATTTCGTTGTAGttggtgctggtggtgTTGGATCATGGGTAGTTACAATGCTAGTTAGATCAGGAGCACATCGTATCAAGATAATTGATTTCGACCAGGTATCTCTATCTTCATTGAATAGACATAGTTGTGCCGATCTCTACGATGTTGGTTTGCCAAAAGTGGAAGTTTTGAAAGAGCatttaaagaaaattgCACCATGGTGCAACATCGAAACCTGCAATGAACTTTGGACCCGTGAAAATGCAGACCGTTTAATTTTTGGTGATGGCACACCTACTTTTATCATTGACTGTATTGACAATATTGACACTAAAGTAGACCTTTTGGAATACGCATACAAAAAAGATATCCCAGTCATTGCTTCTATGGGAGCTGCAACAAAGAGTGATCCAACCAGAATTAATGTAGGCGACTTAACAACCACTGAGGAAGATCCTCTTGCGCGTTCtgttagaagaagattgaaaCAAAGGGGAATTATCAAAGGTATTCCAACGGTCTTTAGTGCTGAAAAACCTGATCCAAGGAAGGCAAAATTATTACCGCTTCCTGAAGACGAATTCCAGAAAGGTAATGTTGGTGAATTAAGTGCTCTCAAAGACTTCCGTGTAAGAATACTTCCAGTTTTGGGGACTATGCCAGGTGTGTTTGGTCTGACAATCGCTACGTGGGTCTTGTGTAAGATTAGTGGTTATCCAATGGAGCCAATTGAAGGTAAAAACAGAATCAAGCTTTATGATGGTATTTACCAATCTTTGGCAGGACAAATGAGTCGTATCGGACACCCTGACCAAAGAGTTCCAGTTGCTTTAAGTGATGTTGGTTACCTCGTAGAGGAGGTTTGGAGAGGAAAGTCCCCTATCAGTGGTTATTCGACCAGATTGACTTTATCTAAGTGGGATCCAAAAAAACCAGTTAGTTTGCAAAATGTTGTCGTCATGACCAAAGACGAACAGAGAGAACATGAAAATCGTATTTTATTAGGCAATGAATCTTTTGCTGATGTTTATTCGGAGGAAGCATTAGCCATGATTGAAAAAAGATTTGGTGAGGAAAGATACTACTCACAATTCAGATGAAGTAATTTGTGACATTGActtattttcttttaaaaatGATCGTAGAATTCATTCGAGTTTTATGAAAACCAGaaagtatatataagttATATAAACCATGTAAATATACAGAACATGAGGTAATGGAATCCTGGGATGACACCAGGATCGATATAAGTGTTATTATAATAGTAGAATATTTTATGGTGGTTAGGAGATGAACATTGGTAATAGGATTATTCATAATTTACACTAGTGATTGAAAGTTGAAAATGCCAAAGGTATTCATTCATTAAAAGAAGTAACCTATATTAAACAGTCATATATCGTCGTTAATTTCATGAGTTAAGGATACGAAAAAAATTTCGAACTCAAACCAAAACTAGTATGGTGGTGATCTTTTTGTAGAGTTCAATAAATATCTGCAACTTCAAAACTACATCTTCACTCATAAGTGAAGGTTAGTGACAGgaaagataaaaaaaaaaaaaaaaagggaaggGGAAAGATAAATATGGACAGGAGGAGAGAAAGGTTAAAATGCAAATGAGAGTCAGGATGAagcttctttaattttagttaattgattttttatttttatttttatttttcatataTTCATATACCACTTCATTCTCTCATAAACGAAAAACGAACATGCAACCATCGGAGTCACCTTGATGTAACCTATACTTAAGCCAACGAAGAAACCTCTCCATCCTCGTTCATGGAAAATAATCTTTGCCATTTCGGGCATTGAAGTGAATTTATGCTCAAGTGGATTAGTCACCGCTCCTACTTGAAGCCTTCTTCTGATAATCTCAAAAGGATAAGCAGCGGTTTGTGAAGTCATGCCCGCAAGACCACCGGCTAGTAATTCAGCCCAAGTATTAAGAGGAATCTTTTTTCCCGAATTAGTTTTTTGTACCTCAACCTCGAAGTCATCTGCATCCAAATCATCTACTCGAAGAACAGAGTAAGGCGCAATGAGCGGATGCCTCAATATGTCATGGAAAAGGTCGTGTGCAAAGAATGAAACGCCGGCATAAGGTATCATACCAATGACGGTAGGAATATATCCGCGATAAAAGTTGCACCAGTGAGCAAACCAGTTGGGGATATAGGACTTTGAACTTAATGACTGTGACGCAGGCTCTTGGTaaattttctttatcaatGGCCATACTCTAACTTTGTGGTGTTCAGTTACGTAGGCCAACCTTACTCTGATAAGATCTAATGGGTACGTGCAAAAGACAGAGCACAAGCCTGCAAGAGATCCCGAACAAAGTCTTCTGAAATGTGTTTCGTATTCCTTGCTCGGTATGATGATGTTTCTTATTTGTTCGTATGCAATGAATTTAACGGCTGCGTACGGGAATATTCTCAGCAACGTCGCGGAGTGGCCTTGAAAAAACCCACGCATCCCTTCTCTAGACCAGATATGCACGCCAGCGTTCAGCAACCCCTGGAAAGACCCCGCATACTTAACATAGTGTGGATTAGAGGTTTGAAAGAGAATCTTTATACGATCTAAAGGTGCAATCAACGTCTTTGCACATGATCCTGCCACACCTCCTGCAAGCCCTGATTTCAGAATGTAGTCCAAATTTTGCTTATTTGTGTAAGCACCTTCGCTTGCTCGCGGAAGAATACGCTTGGCGCTCGTATCTCCAGTATTCTGTTGTTTCATATCCAAGCTGCCCGCTGTCTTTTTCCCAACATTGGTTGACATTCCTTCACCAGAAAACTTTGACGattaaacaaaagaacaaaaacaaaacggTATCCAATTCTCCAAAGACTTCCAGAAAATGCCTCGTaatcttcaaatcttcCTACACTAATTCCTCGACCACTTGGAAATACTCTCCAGATCTTTTTTATACGTAGTTATCCTCAAGAAGACTGCCCTTTTTGTACAAACAGAAAGGTCTCTTCAAGAGCTTTTATATTGTGAATATCAGGCCAAAAAAATCGAGAAGCAAAATAACTAGCAAAATTATGGAATCCCACCAACTCCAGCAATTCACAGCCCCACCGTTAAGTCAGATACGGTGTCCCTTGATCCACCTTTTATATTCCCCAAACTGTAAGCTCGGAGTAGAAAAaccttaaaaaaaaaatctcTTCTCAGAAAATCATTAAAATGTCGAAAACCTGCGCTTTTCTACCTCTATAAAAAATTGCCCAAACAtcatgaaaaaaagatagtACTATTAGAGTGTATAAATCAGGGAAACAGCAGTGCAACTGCATATTCGGCCATACAAGGTTCATTGGCTATTGTAATGCGCTAGATCATGCCTTCTAAGTGTCTGTAGAGTCTCATACACGCTTTCTTGGAGTCCATTGCACACCATATTCCTTGCCAAAGCCTTGACGAGGGAGGGGTCCAATGGGCCGTTCGGCCATCCGGCCACTATGGACCACTGTGGACCACTCACTGAGGGGTTGAGGAATCAAcgagatgagatgaaaCGGAACGGACTCCGGCattgtcacgtgacatcCTTCTCTTACCCATTGTaccctttttttattttgtcttttctttccatttaCCCTGACTTTCCGGTGTTCGCCCCGGTTTCCCGCGCTATTGGCGAATGCCGCACGCTGAGGCCCGAGTAACCTTTTCCCACCGATACAATGACCGCATTGGCACAACCGTGTTTTGGAGGCTACTCTCACAACACACGCACATTGGGTTAAAGTTCAAAACACTTTTGATACGCAACACGTGACTCTTATTGTATTGCATTTTCctgtaatttttttttttttttcagttttattttttttttttttcagtgtGTACAGAATTTCCATTGGAATTTTTCGCGCTATGCCTAGGCAATCTCTAGACGATGTCTAGAGATTGTCTTAGAGATTGAAAGATCACGATGACTCTTCTAGACACTAGGTTCACGCAAACttacacacacacactcacACCTGATATTGGATTGCCTGATGACAGCGTATTGAACTTGACTTATAAGAGAAGTGTTGTGCGGATTGTAAGAATCTCATTCAAGAAAGGATAAGGTCTTATAGGTCATCGAGTAAGATAGAAAAGGTAGCTCAGGCAATagacaaacaaaaaaactaaaGCAACCATGTCAAGCGATACTAAGCCTAAGGTAGATCCgttccattcttttcttgctgGGGCAATTGCCGGTGCAATTGAAGCTTCGATTACTTATCCATTTGAATTTGCGAAGACCAGACTTCAATTGATCGATAAATCAAGCAAGGCTTCTAGAAACCCATTGGTCTTGATATACAACACAGGGAAGGTCCATGGGATATCGTCTATCTATGTTGGTTGTCCGGCCTTTATTGTTGGTAACACAGCGAAGGCGGGTATAAGATTTCTTGGTTTCGATACTATCAAGAATCTTCTTCGAGACAAGAAAACTGGGGAACTAAGCGGTTTCAGAGGAGTCATCGCTGGTTTAGGTGCCGGTTTGTTGGAGTCTGTGGTTGCAGTGACTCCATTCGAGGCAATCAAGACGGCGTTGATCGATGACAAGCAGTCCGCTACTCCGAAGTACCAGAATAATGGCAAAGGTATGCTTCGCAACTACGCGAAACTTATCTCGGACCAGGGCTTCATAGGTTTGTACAGAGGTGTTTTACCGGTTTCTATGAGACAGGCTGCGAACCAGGCCGTTAGATTGGGTTGTTACAACAAGATTAAGACGATGGTCCAAGATTACACAAATGTTCCAAAAGACAAGCCGCTAAGCTCGGGGCTTACTTTTATAGTAGGGGCGTTTAGTGGGATTGTGACTGTATACACGACGATGCCTATCGATACCGTGAAAACCAGAATGCAGTCTTTGGACTCTACTAAGTATACGTCCACCATTAACTGTTTTGCAAccattttcaaagaagagggTTTGAAAACCTTCTGGAAAGGTGCCACCCCTCGTCTAGGAAGATTGATCTTGTCTGGTGGTATCGTGTTTACCATATACGAGAAGGTTTTGACCATCTTAGCATAAGCATAGCCCCGGATGCATTCATGGTGGGcgaaaataatataaagaagTTGTACATTATCGTGTCGAATATATGTTTATCATAAATTAGCACTCtattaattaataaaaGTATACAAGTAAATCGCATGTTATGTTTTGtgtttgatttgttttcgttttgagtttattttgtttagtttagtttagtAGAGGTATGCTGCCAAATTCGGGGATGGGCActcgttgttgttgttcttgttgttgttgttattgttatttgtTCATTCCATCGTCTGTTCGTTTTCGGGTgttcattcttcttttgttttgctttcgtacatatatataaatttGCTACtgtgtcttcttcttcttcttcttcttctcttaaAGAAGACATATCCTTCATACCTCCGCAGCAGCGTTAGCGTCTTGGAGGAAACGTGATTCCATACGCTTGACCTTGATATAATCCCAAACACTCTTTAATACGATAAACCCACCCAAAATAATCACAAACACGGCAAGAGCTGGTGTATGCCGCGTCTTTTCTACCACACCGTGCGATAATCCAGACTGGAACTCGTCCTGTGTAGGTGTGCTATCGTATAGACGTATTTCTTCGTAAGAGTCCGGGTTGTCAAACTCCAATCTATCCAAGTCTTTGTCCTTGCCAATCTTCCCGGAAACGTTGTTCGGTATCATCGAATATCCGTATCCAATAAAAGTGATACCTAGACCGAACCTAGACCCTTGTCTAGCCGCATGTGACGTGTGTAGAATGTAAGTCAATAAGAACCCAACAAACTGGAAGCTGAAACTCACTACCACATTCCATAGGAAATTGAATATGTTCCCAACGGGCAACCCATCAATGCAAATTTCATTATAGTACAAACCAACACCGTCGTCATCAATCCCATAGTATGGAGGAGCCATATCTGCCGCTGCCTCATCGTATGTAGGAGGCTTGTCCTGCTCTACATTCACGTTGCCACTATTCCTCTCCGGTTTCGCAGTCAAATTGCTAAACACACCGTCCGAACTGGCCCCAACTTGCAAACGCATCGCTTGTTCACTTGAACTTCCACGGCGAAACAGTCTATCTAAAATGTTGAACTTCCTCGCAACATAATTCAAATGCTGCTGAAAATTCTCATTCATTCGTACCAACCTCGACCCAGGCTCTGTAGAATCGCCCACCGTCTCTGAATCAGACCGCAATAGCGATTGTGATTGTGATTGCGACTGTGACTGTGAAACCGAGTCTTCGGGTGACAAAGTCACAGAAGATGATCCTTCCACCAATTCAGAACGTTCCGACATatgttcttgttctctaGCCCCACACTGTAACTTTTATAACAGCGTAAAAGGCGTCCAAtatctctcttttctcatTCGCTCTTAATCTTTAATGTTTCTAAAAGGGTTTTTAAATAGGCTTGG from Kluyveromyces marxianus DMKU3-1042 DNA, complete genome, chromosome 6 includes these protein-coding regions:
- the TCD2 gene encoding tRNA threonylcarbamoyladenosine dehydratase, with the translated sequence MKSRKTFILDLNASSSHRLCLVITNSGESQNKTQLWTNKRRDFKAYSINDMGNDSWKLVAVTVAATVTTLKVAELAINSWNSRSSSSSSSAVGTETEKDVRLAKKLRESRGYDNSLYREQLARNYAFLGEEGMEKLKNQYFVVVGAGGVGSWVVTMLVRSGAHRIKIIDFDQVSLSSLNRHSCADLYDVGLPKVEVLKEHLKKIAPWCNIETCNELWTRENADRLIFGDGTPTFIIDCIDNIDTKVDLLEYAYKKDIPVIASMGAATKSDPTRINVGDLTTTEEDPLARSVRRRLKQRGIIKGIPTVFSAEKPDPRKAKLLPLPEDEFQKGNVGELSALKDFRVRILPVLGTMPGVFGLTIATWVLCKISGYPMEPIEGKNRIKLYDGIYQSLAGQMSRIGHPDQRVPVALSDVGYLVEEVWRGKSPISGYSTRLTLSKWDPKKPVSLQNVVVMTKDEQREHENRILLGNESFADVYSEEALAMIEKRFGEERYYSQFR
- the LEU5 gene encoding coenzyme A transporter: MSTNVGKKTAGSLDMKQQNTGDTSAKRILPRASEGAYTNKQNLDYILKSGLAGGVAGSCAKTLIAPLDRIKILFQTSNPHYVKYAGSFQGLLNAGVHIWSREGMRGFFQGHSATLLRIFPYAAVKFIAYEQIRNIIIPSKEYETHFRRLCSGSLAGLCSVFCTYPLDLIRVRLAYVTEHHKVRVWPLIKKIYQEPASQSLSSKSYIPNWFAHWCNFYRGYIPTVIGMIPYAGVSFFAHDLFHDILRHPLIAPYSVLRVDDLDADDFEVEVQKTNSGKKIPLNTWAELLAGGLAGMTSQTAAYPFEIIRRRLQVGAVTNPLEHKFTSMPEMAKIIFHERGWRGFFVGLSIGYIKVTPMVACSFFVYERMKWYMNI
- the CTP1 gene encoding Ctp1p codes for the protein MSSDTKPKVDPFHSFLAGAIAGAIEASITYPFEFAKTRLQLIDKSSKASRNPLVLIYNTGKVHGISSIYVGCPAFIVGNTAKAGIRFLGFDTIKNLLRDKKTGELSGFRGVIAGLGAGLLESVVAVTPFEAIKTALIDDKQSATPKYQNNGKGMLRNYAKLISDQGFIGLYRGVLPVSMRQAANQAVRLGCYNKIKTMVQDYTNVPKDKPLSSGLTFIVGAFSGIVTVYTTMPIDTVKTRMQSLDSTKYTSTINCFATIFKEEGLKTFWKGATPRLGRLILSGGIVFTIYEKVLTILA
- the BSD2 gene encoding Bsd2p codes for the protein MSERSELVEGSSSVTLSPEDSVSQSQSQSQSQSLLRSDSETVGDSTEPGSRLVRMNENFQQHLNYVARKFNILDRLFRRGSSSEQAMRLQVGASSDGVFSNLTAKPERNSGNVNVEQDKPPTYDEAAADMAPPYYGIDDDGVGLYYNEICIDGLPVGNIFNFLWNVVVSFSFQFVGFLLTYILHTSHAARQGSRFGLGITFIGYGYSMIPNNVSGKIGKDKDLDRLEFDNPDSYEEIRLYDSTPTQDEFQSGLSHGVVEKTRHTPALAVFVIILGGFIVLKSVWDYIKVKRMESRFLQDANAAAEV